The Anas acuta chromosome 12, bAnaAcu1.1, whole genome shotgun sequence sequence TGCCTGTAAGTCAGCCTCAGCCTTGATAACGGTACTGTAGCGTTCAGCCTGTTGCATCTctcaggtttgtttttcttcctttaagtTTGGACTGAGCCTCAGATGCAGCAAGGTTACGCTGGGATGGTTTCTAGCAATGGAGAAGAGTTCTCAGTACGTTCAAATCCAATACACACAATTTACTATTTTAGAACAGGCTTTAACTTTTTGAActtcaaaacttttctttttctgctcttaCATTtgaccatgattttttttttttaaatctaaagtCAGGATTTTCCCCtgagaaataaaacatgttttgttaGATAGCAGCATATCTTTTATGtaacttccttttattttttgtatcacTGGCTTTCCATGTTCTGTGTCTGTTAAATTCCCCGTATATCCTTGTAATATTACTGAAAGAACAGTAAATACAGTATCGTGCTCAGGTTTCTTATTTGTACAGATGTCATGGGTGAAAATGTTTatgaacataaaagaaaatctaaacaaaactaaaaccattttccttttctgtaataCATTCTAAAGAAACTTTCTCAAGGAATTACTTAtttaagcttattttaaaaggtattaCCTTGACTTGTTTCAGAATAGTTAGGAGTCTGAGGTAATCCTTGAATATATCAGTGGAAGAAAGAAGTTCTGTGACTCTTGCAGTGATCACTCTGGGTTATGGACAGGTTATATAttccattaaaatgttttgggaACATTCTGGTAACAGTCCTTGTGTCTTTCCTGACTACTGTAGCTTTTGTCTCTGGGCTCTGCAGATTTCAGCTTCCTGAGTTGCTGCACATGCAGACACCGATGTTCTCCAGTGGTTTGGCTGGCTGGTTCATGTCAGCACTcattttaactttgttttctgttactgtGGGCTGAGACTTCACACAAGAAATTTTGTTCTTGACCTCAACAGGATGAGAGATTTAGCATGTATATTTAGAAATCTTTCATGaaaatccttctttttccttccctttgttGTACATATGCATGATATGCAGTAACATATCTCTAATTTATTTGCACAGCTGAAGAGCATTATCTAGTGAGCTGTTGTGTTACTTAACCTTTATTGTGGATACCATAACAATGATCTACAGTATGAAACAATAATATTCAGTAGCAAATGTTCATCAGTTTATAATTCTTATTGTAGCATTATTTCAAACCAGTTGGTATTTGTGGTTTAGTTTTATTGCCTGTTCAGTGGTTGTCtcattgtttctttctgtttgacAATTTGCGTCATTTCAACTCCTGTAAAGAGATTTGATCTCTCAATATGCTTTCAGTggtggaagtttttttttttttcctatagatACCTTGTAATAGgataaacttctttttttttccccctagtcTTGAACTTCGAGAGTtagaaaaaaaactgaaatctgCTTATATGAATAAGGAGCGAGCTGCACAAATTGCTGAAAAAGAAGCTATACAGTATGAGAAAATGGTAATTAGTTTCAGTGTATGCTAGCATGTGGTTTTCAACCAAGTCCTATTTTGTTCTCAGAAGCCACCAGAGTGCTTTAACTTTTTGTATAGATTGTATTAAAAATTCTCTTTGAGACTGGCCTTTTTATCTAGGTTATTGCTAAGTTTAAGAATTCAGTGTAtactgaaatctgttttttgctGTGGAGAACTAACTAGCCATAAGGAAAAGGCTTGCTTTGCCACGACAGTTGAAGTAGTAGTGAATTAAGCTGTGTGAAGGGATAtagttttcatttcactgtttttgtaATGTTTACTGAAGTTGAAACTATTCTACACAGTTCTGTGGTGAATCCTTATCTCAGAAGCAGATGGTTGAAAATGCTTTCTACTATTATTAAACATAAACATGTCTGagtaacttaaaaaaagaactgtGAGCTTTTATATACATACAGGGTAATGTTGGTGATCAGGCAGGTGATTCTAATTAAATTTTGCATCAAACATTAATGTAAGTAAATTGAGTAATTAAGTAATTAAGTAAATCCTCACTTTATTGAGGATGTTCTGCATAGTTCTATTACATGCTGGTCACTATGCCATTGTGAGCTAGTTTCACTCATATTGTGAACGCTCTACTTGGTCTTAGTAAAATATATGGCTTCCTTGAAGTATTGTTAGTTCTTCTCAAGTTGTTTCAATAATGGGGATTCACTTCAAGGGTTCTACTTAAGGCATGAAGCATGTTAAGGCACTATATGTGTTTGtgtagagggagagagaaagattaAGGTGGAAAACATTCTATTTCTGTAATGCAATATAATTCCTTTTATATGGTGTGTAATTTTTCACTGCAAGTGGAAGCAAAAAGGAatcttaattgctttttttttccccttgtagaAACGTGATGCTGAAATAGCCCAAAAGATGAAGGAAGAGTATGAAAGGGtagcaaaagaagaaagttcTGCAGAACTAAGGcgaaacaaggagaaaataatgtATCAGCAAGAACTGGAGAAACAGCTTGAGGAACaagagaggaagaggcaggATGCTTATGAAGAGTTTCTAAAAGAGAAACTCATGATTGATGAAATCGTAAGAAAGATCTATGAGGAAGACCAAATGTTAGTTactttgaatttttattattttttaatttaagcttAAAACTGTGTATAATTCTATGTAGAAAAATTAACTTGTATATGCCTATTTCACAGGCCAAGGGCCACTTCAACAAATTACTCCTATTCAAGAAAGATTCTCTTGGTCCCACTTTAGTAACAAGAGAGACACTTGCATAGATTTTGCTGTGTAAGAGCCAGAATATTCTTGTCATTTCAGTCAATCTTGTCTTGTTCCCCAGatacaaaatccttttttttttttttccaaggagcACTTCCATTAGGCCTGTCATGCTGGAAATGGCTGCGTATCACAGATTTCTACCTTGCCTTGTGTCCTGACCTTTTCGTGATAcctgttaaaaatgaaatatgttgtATGCCATGTCTTAGGGCCATGGATAAGAAAGGAGTTTTCTGAGGGCATGATGGTAGTGGGGTGAGAGTTTagtataaatgaataaaaaggtTCAGGGCTTGTGAGGCATTTGGGCTATTGGGCTTCCTTCTCTCTGTTGTTTGGATGGAGCATGTATAAAATAGAGTAGTAGTGAGCACCTGTGTGTTCAGTCTGTCCTGAAGGAAAGGTATTAAACATGAAATTCCCTTTCCGGGGTAGTTCATTAATTAGCATTTATAATTCAGGCATCTGATTTCCTGCTGAATGGGTAAGGAGAGTCATCTAAATCTTCATCTCTGGAATATATTGTTAATGATGAGCATCTGGTGTGTTTAATGTCACTGCAGTATGTTAGGTGGCTATTTATGCACTTTCACTTTTTTTACCTTATACAGGGAAAAACAACTAAAGTTAGAAAAAATGAGAGCAACTCAGATGTATATCgatgaatttaaaaaagaacaagctatctggaggcagaggaaacgggaagaaatggaagaagaaaataagaaaatcatgGAGTTTGCCAACCGTCAGCAACAAAGAGAAGAAGATCGGATGGCTAAAGTTCGAGAcatggaggagaaaaagcaaagacttCAAGCCATGGTATTGAAATTTGATATTATAAAAGAGTACTTTGTATATTCTTGTCTTTTGTTGAGAAGTCCTTCCTTCTTGTAATAGATTGCCCAGAATCTACAGAGGGAACAACAGAAGCGTGAAGAACTGGAACAACTACGACAAGAGCTGTATATGGAAGAACAAGCGgagacagagaggaagaaggagatgGTAAGTGTTGGCAGGTAGCTGCAGTAGTACCTCTGTACAGGGTGGGGGGAGATTCGCTTTGCTTGGACTTCTGCAGATACTCGTATGAATGTTTTGGCACTTGGCAGGTAACACTTTTTTACATGTAGTACATGTCCTCTGTGCATAAACTGTTTAAGGGAGAATGCAAGTGGAGAGGAGTACTGCAACTTTGCCGTTATTCCTGTAGAAGATTCAGGTTAGTAGAGCTGGTCTGGATGaaacttcaataaaataaaaacagaagtatatatgtagaaaaatataaaatgtatgtattACTTTACGGGTAAACTAACCTAATTTAAACAGACAGGATATGGAAATTTTAAGAGAAAGTGAAACCACTCGAATTGCTGAtctgaaaaataagtaataagGTGAAAGCTGGGGGACAGTATTTTACCCAGTATTCCTCTGTCTGTTCATTTCTGATGTCTGTGtgatggagcagctctcctTTAGTCTCTAGGAATTGTCACTACAGCCACAACacttacagaaacatttttgtgagAGTATATCCCATATGCAGTTCCTTCTGCATCTGAGGATGCTCTTCAAAGGCCAAGTAACTCCTGTTTCCAAAACTTTTCTTCTAACAATGCTGGCAGGGtaattaatggatttttttttttttttttcactttggaTTTTGCAATGTCTCCCATGTTCATCGTGACTTTGGGATGGTTTTGGGGGACTTCCTTAAGCCCATTTTAGTATGTGAGCTGCCTCAAAGCAAAAGCTCAGTTCTGACAGGTTTATTAAATTAACTGAAttttttagaatcatagaatgctttgggttggaagagaccttaaggatcatccagt is a genomic window containing:
- the MNS1 gene encoding meiosis-specific nuclear structural protein 1 isoform X3 → MRQQVRENSLELRELEKKLKSAYMNKERAAQIAEKEAIQYEKMKRDAEIAQKMKEEYERVAKEESSAELRRNKEKIMYQQELEKQLEEQERKRQDAYEEFLKEKLMIDEIVRKIYEEDQMEKQLKLEKMRATQMYIDEFKKEQAIWRQRKREEMEEENKKIMEFANRQQQREEDRMAKVRDMEEKKQRLQAMIAQNLQREQQKREELEQLRQELYMEEQAETERKKEMAEIEKKIRQRLDLKQTYEEQFALKKIARQAMQEEEEAFRQQMLAKLAEDDRIEQMNAQKRRMKQLEHKRAVEKLIEDRRRQFIADKERELEERQLEEKRQENIRLIVEEERQKLLKEHASKLLGYLPRGILQGEDDINMLGEEFRLAYQKRRDNAFSEEG